The following coding sequences lie in one Pontibacter sp. G13 genomic window:
- a CDS encoding haloalkane dehalogenase yields the protein MNQQAISPAFPYESQYLQVLGSNIHYIEEGTGDPILFLHGNPTSNYLWRNIIPYLSKQGRCIAPDLIGMGKSDKPDVAYGFHDTYQYVEGFIEKMGLKNITLVLHDWGSGMGFHYANLHRANIKAIAFMEAMYDAPTMYDMPFSVKMALRMVRNPLFGKLMVQVGNVFIKQMLPDMIVRDLTTEEKAHYAEPYPTFQSRKPLLAWPQDVPFSDGKATAATPAVQSWAPWLAESEIPKLCLYVTPGVAIKEKDVKIIEDTFRNTEMIHLGEGLHFIQEDYPHEIGHVISEWYDRVK from the coding sequence ATGAACCAACAAGCAATCTCCCCCGCCTTTCCCTACGAGTCCCAATACCTTCAAGTACTCGGAAGTAATATTCACTATATCGAAGAAGGAACGGGCGATCCGATCCTATTTCTGCATGGCAATCCGACTTCCAATTATCTCTGGCGAAACATCATCCCGTATTTGTCCAAACAAGGAAGATGTATCGCTCCGGATCTGATCGGTATGGGCAAATCCGACAAGCCTGATGTCGCCTATGGATTTCACGATACCTACCAATACGTTGAAGGTTTTATCGAGAAGATGGGCCTGAAAAATATCACCTTGGTCTTGCACGATTGGGGGTCTGGGATGGGATTCCACTACGCCAATTTGCATCGAGCGAATATCAAGGCAATTGCCTTCATGGAAGCGATGTACGATGCGCCTACGATGTATGATATGCCGTTTTCAGTCAAAATGGCCTTGAGGATGGTCCGCAATCCGCTCTTCGGGAAATTGATGGTGCAGGTCGGAAATGTCTTCATCAAACAGATGTTGCCGGATATGATCGTTCGGGATCTCACGACAGAGGAAAAGGCGCACTATGCAGAACCCTATCCGACCTTTCAGAGCCGTAAACCCTTGCTCGCATGGCCGCAGGATGTTCCATTTTCAGATGGGAAGGCGACCGCTGCAACACCTGCTGTACAATCGTGGGCGCCTTGGCTAGCAGAAAGTGAGATTCCCAAGTTATGTCTCTACGTCACCCCTGGGGTAGCCATCAAGGAAAAGGATGTGAAGATCATCGAGGACACCTTCCGGAATACCGAAATGATCCATTTGGGAGAAGGGCTCCACTTCATTCAGGAAGACTATCCTCATGAGATTGGGCATGTCATATCTGAGTGGTACGATCGGGTCAAATGA
- a CDS encoding NAD(P)-binding oxidoreductase has protein sequence MERNIIVFGATGNTGVEICKELDRLGIPHSAFVRTGSEAKIPTSSTEIIKGDAMNPQEVANAFSGKAFTDVIIALGSRDFKSGEIRSTGTQHIVSAITQSGQSSKLHIVSANGVGNSWSGLKWHEKLIVKFLISSSMKDHEMQEEIAQSHAGGYHIVRPVGLKDQSGTGNVIAHADGKMPNSTIAREDVAKYLISSMLEGVSGEHSICNA, from the coding sequence ATGGAACGGAACATCATCGTCTTTGGAGCAACCGGAAATACCGGAGTAGAAATCTGTAAGGAGCTAGATCGCTTGGGAATCCCCCATTCGGCTTTTGTGAGAACGGGCTCCGAAGCCAAAATTCCTACCTCTTCTACCGAGATCATCAAGGGCGATGCCATGAATCCCCAGGAGGTCGCAAACGCGTTTTCTGGAAAGGCATTTACCGATGTGATCATTGCTTTGGGAAGCCGCGACTTCAAAAGTGGGGAAATTCGTTCTACGGGTACGCAACATATTGTTTCTGCCATTACCCAAAGCGGCCAGTCAAGCAAGCTTCATATTGTCAGTGCCAATGGGGTGGGCAATAGCTGGAGCGGCCTAAAATGGCATGAGAAACTGATCGTCAAGTTTCTGATTTCCAGCTCGATGAAAGACCATGAAATGCAAGAGGAGATCGCGCAATCTCATGCTGGTGGATATCACATCGTTCGGCCCGTAGGACTCAAGGACCAATCAGGAACCGGCAACGTCATCGCGCACGCGGATGGCAAAATGCCCAACAGTACCATAGCCAGAGAGGATGTAGCCAAATATCTGATATCCAGCATGCTGGAAGGCGTCTCTGGGGAGCATTCCATTTGTAACGCATAG
- a CDS encoding glycosyltransferase, which yields MLSICIPVYHFHAQALVSALSAQLEQLDIPGEILLFDDASTEFVQENLALNSLPHVTVRHLDTNVGRAQIRNLLGNTAQYDWLVFIDGDALVQDDQFLQRYLDHAPGHPVMVGGTAYQEEAPRPDWNLRWWYGRNREQVPAALRNQHPNRSFTTFNFLIHRSIFQRFPFESSIQGYGHEDTLMGLKLAQAGIPVFHLDNALIHDGLEPTDRFLDKTRVGVRNLMRLYRETEWSDALGEDVKLLRYFRKLERLRLQGVGRVVFRLFRNPLERTLHRQNPNLLWMDLYKLGLCCES from the coding sequence ATGCTCAGTATTTGCATCCCCGTATATCATTTCCATGCTCAGGCGCTGGTCTCTGCGCTGAGCGCTCAACTGGAACAGCTTGATATCCCCGGGGAAATCCTCCTGTTCGACGATGCTTCCACCGAGTTTGTGCAGGAAAACTTGGCCCTGAATTCACTTCCCCATGTGACTGTTCGACACCTCGACACAAACGTAGGAAGGGCCCAGATTCGCAATCTCTTGGGAAATACCGCACAATACGACTGGCTGGTCTTTATCGACGGCGATGCGCTCGTCCAAGACGACCAATTTCTCCAGCGATACCTCGATCATGCTCCAGGTCATCCTGTGATGGTGGGCGGAACGGCCTATCAGGAGGAAGCGCCTCGACCGGACTGGAATCTCCGCTGGTGGTATGGCCGGAACCGCGAGCAAGTGCCAGCCGCACTTCGCAATCAGCACCCCAATCGTTCCTTCACGACCTTCAATTTCCTGATCCATCGATCCATTTTCCAGCGATTCCCCTTTGAATCATCCATTCAAGGCTACGGGCACGAAGATACGCTCATGGGCCTCAAATTGGCGCAGGCAGGTATCCCCGTGTTTCATCTCGACAATGCCCTGATCCACGACGGATTGGAACCCACTGACCGATTTCTCGACAAGACCCGTGTGGGTGTCCGGAACCTCATGCGCCTCTACCGAGAGACCGAATGGTCCGATGCCCTCGGTGAGGATGTCAAGCTCCTCCGTTACTTCCGCAAGCTAGAGCGCCTTCGCCTGCAAGGGGTGGGACGCGTGGTTTTCCGCCTATTCCGCAATCCCCTTGAGCGCACCCTCCACCGTCAGAATCCCAACCTCCTTTGGATGGATCTCTACAAACTGGGCCTTTGCTGTGAATCCTAG
- a CDS encoding SMP-30/gluconolactonase/LRE family protein, giving the protein MANQTIIPFAFLLALGICSSCWQGCALEPLAWQPPVKPNLQADFPENDRLLTARQIDLQGWYGPEDIVFDRAGNMYCGVHIGADDFSDGKILQISPDGNVEVFFDAGGWVSGLHVDRTGHLIALSHKQGLIRISPQQEVTVLAETDEFGRRFLIPNGLDVASDGCIYFSNTSHDAPYDVKYGRKLIMELQPNGGLYQYNPSTGRVTTLIDGTYFGNGVVLSEAEDYLLMTETTKYRIIRYWLKGEKRGTSEVFMDNLPGFPNGISRASDGHFWLGFSTRRNDALDKIHPKKGLKKFVYGLPEFMQPKQEPYGLILKISPQGEIRELLSDPTGTVIPEAGAVKEHEGTLYIGGDIVPYVAAFVLGRGEEQQAQP; this is encoded by the coding sequence ATGGCAAACCAAACCATCATCCCATTCGCTTTTCTCCTCGCCCTAGGTATCTGCTCGTCCTGTTGGCAGGGATGCGCACTTGAACCGCTCGCTTGGCAACCTCCCGTAAAACCCAATCTCCAAGCAGATTTTCCCGAAAACGATCGCCTACTGACCGCCCGTCAAATCGACTTGCAGGGATGGTATGGACCCGAAGACATCGTGTTTGATCGAGCAGGAAATATGTACTGCGGTGTCCATATTGGCGCTGATGATTTCAGCGATGGGAAAATCCTCCAAATCTCCCCGGATGGAAACGTGGAGGTTTTCTTCGATGCGGGAGGCTGGGTATCAGGATTGCATGTCGACCGCACGGGGCACCTCATCGCCTTGAGCCACAAACAGGGATTGATTCGGATTTCTCCCCAACAAGAGGTGACCGTTTTGGCGGAAACCGATGAATTTGGCCGCCGGTTCTTGATCCCCAATGGCTTGGATGTAGCCTCAGATGGATGCATCTATTTTTCCAATACCTCCCACGATGCCCCGTATGACGTGAAGTACGGCCGCAAATTGATCATGGAGCTACAACCCAATGGCGGCCTTTATCAATACAATCCCTCTACCGGAAGGGTCACTACCTTGATCGATGGGACTTACTTTGGCAATGGCGTCGTGCTTTCCGAAGCGGAGGACTATCTCCTGATGACCGAAACCACCAAGTACCGCATCATTCGATATTGGCTGAAAGGGGAGAAGCGTGGGACTTCCGAGGTATTTATGGATAATTTGCCGGGCTTCCCAAATGGGATCTCACGGGCCTCGGATGGACATTTCTGGCTGGGGTTTTCAACCCGAAGAAATGATGCCCTAGACAAGATTCACCCCAAGAAGGGCCTCAAAAAATTTGTGTACGGACTCCCCGAATTCATGCAGCCCAAGCAAGAACCATATGGCTTGATCTTGAAAATTTCCCCACAAGGAGAGATCCGAGAGCTACTGTCAGATCCGACAGGGACCGTGATTCCAGAGGCTGGCGCCGTCAAGGAGCACGAAGGGACCTTGTACATTGGGGGCGATATTGTGCCCTATGTCGCGGCCTTTGTGTTGGGGAGGGGAGAGGAACAACAAGCCCAACCTTGA
- a CDS encoding Do family serine endopeptidase, translating into MNKQSLTAIALSAVIGSAATLGTYKLMESPKNEQVFRVEHTQSTPAVASRFANPMGASTDFTVAAETVMPGVVHIKSTTINPVNNRRQVPDPFRDFFGDDFFNGPRSRSPQPSVGSGSGVVISEDGYIVTNNHVIDRADDIEVSLNDNRTYKAEVIGIDPSTDLALIKIKADNLKPVSMGNSDQLKVGEWVLAIGNPFNLNSTVTAGIVSAKARNINILNDQAAIESFIQTDAAVNPGNSGGALVNLSGELIGINTAIASPTGSYSGYSFAVPSQLVRKVVEDLLQYGEVQRGYLGVIIRNLDGNFAREEGLNLTEGIYVDSLVESSAAALAGIRKGDIIVAVDGKQVKNVSQLQAAIGSHRPGDEVPVNVNRKGKEVALNVILRNRDGNTEVVKRAEKTVADVLGATFENISEEELDRLGLSEGVKVKSLDRGLLMQQTRMRPGFIIESVNGHEVSSVEELLEEIEDSEGGVMLEGIYPNAPGKRYYAFGM; encoded by the coding sequence ATGAATAAGCAATCACTGACCGCAATCGCACTCTCCGCCGTGATCGGAAGCGCTGCTACCTTGGGAACTTACAAGCTGATGGAGTCTCCCAAGAACGAGCAGGTGTTCCGGGTGGAGCATACACAATCCACTCCCGCAGTCGCTAGCCGCTTTGCCAATCCAATGGGGGCTTCCACGGACTTCACCGTAGCAGCAGAAACCGTGATGCCGGGCGTGGTCCATATCAAATCCACGACTATCAATCCTGTCAACAACCGACGCCAAGTGCCCGATCCTTTCCGTGATTTTTTCGGAGATGATTTCTTCAACGGCCCTCGTAGCCGCAGCCCACAACCTAGTGTAGGCTCTGGTTCCGGAGTAGTGATCAGCGAAGATGGATATATCGTCACCAACAATCACGTGATCGACCGAGCAGATGATATCGAGGTTTCCCTCAATGACAATCGCACTTACAAGGCTGAAGTGATCGGGATCGACCCTTCCACGGATTTGGCACTCATCAAGATTAAGGCCGACAATCTGAAGCCTGTTTCTATGGGCAATTCTGACCAGCTGAAGGTCGGCGAATGGGTCCTCGCCATTGGCAACCCTTTCAACCTGAACTCTACGGTCACTGCAGGGATCGTATCCGCCAAGGCCCGAAACATCAACATCCTGAATGATCAGGCCGCCATTGAGTCATTCATCCAGACCGACGCAGCAGTCAATCCCGGCAACTCCGGTGGTGCGCTGGTCAACCTGAGTGGCGAGCTCATCGGAATCAATACCGCCATCGCCAGTCCTACCGGATCATACTCTGGTTATTCATTCGCAGTGCCTTCTCAGCTTGTGCGGAAGGTCGTGGAAGATCTACTTCAGTATGGAGAAGTTCAGCGAGGATACTTGGGGGTGATCATCCGCAATCTGGATGGCAATTTTGCTCGGGAAGAAGGGCTCAATCTCACGGAGGGGATCTATGTCGATAGCCTCGTAGAATCGAGTGCAGCAGCGCTGGCAGGCATTCGAAAGGGAGACATCATCGTAGCCGTAGATGGCAAGCAAGTCAAGAATGTGTCCCAACTCCAGGCAGCCATCGGTTCTCATCGTCCCGGAGATGAAGTTCCCGTGAATGTAAACCGCAAAGGCAAGGAAGTAGCGCTGAACGTCATCTTGCGGAATCGCGATGGCAATACAGAGGTCGTCAAGCGAGCAGAGAAGACCGTAGCAGATGTACTCGGAGCAACCTTCGAGAATATCAGCGAGGAGGAATTGGATCGTCTGGGACTGTCTGAAGGCGTCAAGGTAAAATCGCTCGATCGTGGATTGCTCATGCAGCAAACGCGGATGCGTCCCGGATTCATCATCGAAAGCGTGAATGGCCACGAAGTCTCTTCTGTAGAGGAATTGCTGGAAGAAATTGAAGATTCAGAAGGAGGCGTGATGCTGGAAGGTATTTACCCCAATGCCCCCGGCAAACGATACTACGCCTTTGGCATGTAG
- a CDS encoding Crp/Fnr family transcriptional regulator, with the protein MQRLKEFIDSISPISETTWLEVAPLFAPEKLEPQEFFVESGRYAQKMAFLESGCVRAFFTNSQGKEYNKQFFVGPSMIGAYTSLLTQTPNRIPQQALTHCKLWVAHYAELERLYAQFHDLETLGRKVAEHYFLEKERKELEMALMDATERYLLFRQTFPTLEQLVPQYQIASYLGISSTQLSRLRAKLKNSS; encoded by the coding sequence ATGCAGCGACTCAAGGAATTCATCGACTCCATTTCCCCGATTTCCGAAACTACTTGGCTGGAAGTCGCCCCGCTTTTTGCCCCTGAAAAATTGGAACCGCAGGAATTTTTCGTGGAATCAGGAAGGTATGCCCAGAAAATGGCCTTTCTGGAATCGGGTTGTGTGCGTGCTTTTTTCACCAACAGCCAAGGCAAGGAGTACAACAAGCAGTTTTTCGTGGGGCCGAGTATGATTGGCGCCTACACGTCGCTCCTGACCCAGACGCCCAATCGCATTCCCCAGCAGGCACTTACCCATTGCAAGCTCTGGGTGGCCCATTATGCCGAATTGGAACGTTTGTACGCCCAATTTCACGATCTGGAAACCTTGGGCAGAAAAGTGGCAGAGCACTACTTCCTGGAAAAGGAGCGCAAAGAATTGGAAATGGCCCTCATGGATGCCACCGAGCGATATCTCCTGTTTCGTCAGACATTCCCCACGCTTGAGCAATTGGTTCCCCAGTACCAAATTGCCTCTTATCTGGGCATCTCATCTACCCAGCTCAGTCGCCTCAGGGCCAAGCTCAAAAATTCCTCCTGA
- a CDS encoding SDR family NAD(P)-dependent oxidoreductase: MSHKHVIWCDEKDLAKDLSGKTYIVTGANSGVGLETTRQLIKQGAHVVMACRRVEAGEEAAESFSGLSGSHEVMKCDLADLQSVKSFVDTFLGSHSRLDGLMCNAGMVNMENKPSFTKDGFEITMAASFFGHFLMVELLLEVLKNSAPSRIGILSSVVHAGSPKSRPYVHLDDLNYQNRPYNNFDAYGEAKVANVQYALELAHRLQGTGVTTASIHPGWARSNFGKGGNMLMQAVMTLARPITHSISNSNWESAQTSLHVLLADDVPQYSGEYFSQHSVLYRDKECREGGWPMKSPNPHAQNLEESLQLVEKARKLVGLA; encoded by the coding sequence ATGAGCCACAAACATGTCATCTGGTGCGATGAAAAAGACCTCGCCAAAGATCTCTCAGGAAAAACATATATCGTAACTGGTGCCAATTCTGGTGTAGGCCTTGAAACCACCAGACAACTGATCAAGCAAGGGGCACACGTAGTCATGGCGTGTCGGAGAGTTGAGGCAGGAGAGGAAGCCGCAGAATCCTTCTCGGGATTGAGCGGAAGCCATGAAGTCATGAAGTGTGACCTGGCAGATCTGCAATCTGTAAAAAGCTTTGTCGATACTTTCCTCGGGAGCCATAGCCGATTGGACGGGCTGATGTGCAATGCCGGCATGGTGAATATGGAAAACAAGCCTTCCTTCACCAAAGACGGATTCGAGATCACCATGGCGGCGAGTTTCTTCGGCCATTTCCTCATGGTGGAACTGTTGCTGGAGGTCCTCAAGAATTCCGCCCCTTCCAGAATCGGCATTCTTTCTTCCGTCGTTCATGCCGGAAGCCCCAAGAGTCGCCCGTACGTACATCTCGACGATCTGAATTACCAAAACCGCCCATATAACAACTTTGATGCGTACGGTGAAGCCAAAGTCGCCAACGTCCAATACGCCCTTGAATTGGCACACAGGCTACAAGGAACAGGCGTGACCACAGCATCGATTCACCCGGGCTGGGCACGTTCCAATTTCGGCAAAGGGGGCAATATGCTCATGCAGGCCGTGATGACGTTGGCGCGCCCTATTACGCACTCGATTTCCAATAGCAACTGGGAATCTGCCCAGACTTCGCTACATGTGTTGCTGGCGGATGATGTCCCCCAGTATTCAGGAGAGTATTTCAGCCAGCACAGTGTCCTCTACCGGGACAAGGAATGCCGCGAAGGAGGCTGGCCCATGAAATCTCCCAATCCGCATGCCCAAAACCTCGAAGAATCCCTTCAGCTTGTGGAGAAAGCTCGCAAGTTGGTTGGTCTCGCTTAA
- a CDS encoding helix-turn-helix transcriptional regulator, giving the protein MDQIIHIDSVSQLFEAANLGKPLHPLIGIVDVTQLDHSAAEHYKGVKIASGLYSIFLKDGDCGMRYGRNKYDFQEGVLQFIGPNQIVSATETQAPSTYGFMLVFHPDLIRNFELGRRIHHYNFFNYNVHEALHLSQKEEDTLQEVVKNIRGELDNNIDKHSTELIVTNLQLLLNYSKRYYERQFITRANSHSDIMSQVEEQIKTYFQENLQLEMGIPTPAYIADKVNFSTNYLSDLLKKEMGKSTKDLIDDYTIELAKTELVDHSQTVNEVAYKLGFNYPHYFSRMFKKKTGESPKTYRSHFQG; this is encoded by the coding sequence ATGGACCAGATCATTCATATCGACTCCGTCTCCCAATTATTCGAAGCGGCCAATCTCGGCAAACCGCTCCATCCTCTGATCGGCATTGTGGATGTCACTCAGCTGGATCATTCGGCAGCAGAGCACTACAAAGGCGTGAAAATCGCTTCTGGGCTTTACTCCATATTCCTGAAGGACGGGGATTGTGGGATGCGGTATGGTAGAAACAAATACGATTTTCAAGAGGGCGTCCTCCAATTTATCGGTCCCAATCAAATCGTTTCCGCCACCGAAACCCAAGCGCCCAGTACCTATGGATTCATGCTGGTGTTTCATCCAGACTTGATCCGCAATTTTGAATTGGGCCGCCGAATCCACCATTACAACTTCTTCAATTACAACGTCCACGAGGCGCTTCACCTTTCTCAGAAAGAGGAAGATACGCTACAGGAAGTCGTAAAGAATATCCGGGGAGAGTTGGACAACAATATCGACAAGCATAGTACTGAACTCATTGTCACCAACCTCCAACTCCTCCTCAATTATTCCAAACGGTACTATGAACGGCAGTTCATCACTCGTGCCAATTCGCATTCAGATATCATGAGTCAGGTGGAAGAGCAGATCAAGACCTATTTCCAAGAAAATCTCCAGCTCGAAATGGGCATTCCCACGCCTGCATACATTGCCGACAAGGTTAACTTCTCCACCAATTACCTCAGCGATTTGCTGAAAAAGGAAATGGGGAAAAGTACCAAGGATCTGATCGACGATTATACCATCGAACTCGCCAAAACCGAATTGGTCGATCACAGCCAGACTGTGAATGAGGTCGCCTACAAATTGGGATTCAATTACCCGCATTATTTCAGCCGGATGTTCAAAAAGAAAACCGGCGAATCTCCCAAGACCTATCGCTCCCACTTTCAGGGATAA
- a CDS encoding RNA polymerase sigma factor, which translates to MNTHPQLDHASEPLVHAAIQGDHHAMDQLLRLHEPFIYNVAWKYTNDPDEARDLTQETLVKIMTKLPTFKGKSAFRTWAYRIVVNQFLQTKRRPMEDRWKGFDDFGQQLDAIPSPDLSPEEEEEQILRTKTARTRCMSGMLMCLTREQRLMYLIGDVFNIDHHIGSEIFGLTKANYRQKLARTRKEFHAFMNRQCGLVKLDNPCRCSKKAKAMEAAGRMRTDARLFDPEFTATIEKYAVEVGDEVADIVDRKYLEFFQKHPTKEDFNVDTVVEELLNDRDLHKHFE; encoded by the coding sequence ATGAATACTCACCCGCAACTGGATCATGCCTCCGAGCCACTCGTTCACGCTGCCATTCAAGGAGATCACCACGCGATGGATCAACTGCTCAGGCTCCACGAACCTTTTATTTACAACGTAGCCTGGAAGTACACCAATGACCCCGACGAAGCGCGAGATCTCACCCAAGAGACTCTGGTGAAAATCATGACCAAACTCCCCACTTTCAAAGGGAAAAGTGCCTTCAGGACGTGGGCCTATCGGATTGTGGTCAATCAATTCCTCCAGACCAAGCGGCGACCCATGGAAGATCGATGGAAGGGGTTTGATGATTTTGGGCAACAGTTGGATGCCATTCCCAGTCCGGATCTAAGTCCAGAGGAGGAGGAGGAACAAATCTTGCGAACCAAGACCGCCCGAACTCGCTGTATGTCGGGGATGCTGATGTGCCTGACGCGTGAGCAGCGGCTGATGTACCTGATTGGGGATGTCTTCAATATCGACCACCATATCGGTTCGGAGATATTTGGGCTCACCAAGGCCAATTATCGACAAAAACTCGCTCGGACTCGAAAGGAATTTCATGCCTTCATGAATCGGCAATGCGGCCTTGTCAAACTCGACAATCCCTGTAGATGCTCCAAAAAGGCGAAGGCCATGGAAGCGGCAGGTCGGATGCGGACAGATGCACGGCTATTTGATCCGGAATTCACGGCGACGATCGAGAAGTATGCGGTGGAGGTAGGGGACGAAGTGGCAGACATCGTGGATCGTAAGTATCTGGAGTTTTTTCAAAAACATCCCACCAAAGAAGATTTCAATGTGGACACCGTCGTGGAAGAATTACTGAATGACCGTGATTTGCATAAACATTTTGAATGA
- the glgP gene encoding alpha-glucan family phosphorylase: protein MKTNNKWEHPYEPAPEYSKRVAYFCMEFGIDPALKIYSGGLGYLAGSHMRSGYELKQNMIGIGMLWKYGYYDQIRDPNSSMRPLFRERFYTFLEQTDMVFQVDIHGHPVHIQVWYLAPEVFNTVPIYLLTTDLDGVNDYVSSTITHRLYDNNTTTRIAQSIVLGVGGGMLVDALGGADIYHLNEAHALPVAYHLYKKHNDLKVVKDKIAFTTHTPEKAGNEEHDINLLEKMGFFSGLPLDVVRQTSEVHGNTLGYTPTALKFARKSNGVSQLHAEVSKEMWKDVKGAPEIIGITNAQNQNFWQDSILKEALDADDNDAFKTRKRELKEKLFDFVVDQTGNLLDPDVLTIVWARRFAAYKRADLIMRDTQDFYSMLSRRDKPVQIIWAGKPYPMNEGAIDLFNHIIRMTHLSSRATVVTGYEMNLSALLKMGSDVWLNTPRRPREASGTSGMTAAMNGSVNLSIDDGWIPEFGKHGHNAFVLPIADPKLPVELQDDFDHANLMQILEDEIIPCYYDTPDKWMEITKNSMREVVPFFESGRMADEYYKRMFD, encoded by the coding sequence ATGAAGACAAATAATAAGTGGGAACACCCTTATGAACCAGCTCCCGAATACAGCAAGCGGGTGGCGTATTTTTGCATGGAATTCGGTATCGATCCAGCCCTGAAAATCTACTCAGGCGGTTTGGGATATCTGGCAGGCTCGCATATGCGAAGCGGCTATGAACTCAAGCAGAACATGATCGGCATCGGCATGCTCTGGAAATATGGGTACTACGATCAAATCCGTGATCCCAACTCCTCCATGCGTCCGCTATTCCGCGAGCGATTCTACACATTCCTGGAGCAGACCGATATGGTTTTTCAGGTGGATATCCACGGTCATCCCGTACACATTCAGGTGTGGTATCTCGCTCCAGAGGTATTCAACACCGTTCCCATTTACCTGCTGACCACCGACCTCGATGGTGTAAATGACTACGTTTCCTCCACCATCACCCATAGACTGTACGACAACAATACCACCACCAGAATCGCTCAGAGTATCGTGCTGGGCGTAGGAGGCGGAATGCTGGTAGATGCATTGGGAGGCGCTGACATCTATCACCTCAATGAGGCTCACGCCCTGCCAGTGGCCTACCATTTGTACAAAAAACACAATGACCTCAAGGTCGTCAAGGACAAGATCGCCTTCACGACGCATACCCCCGAAAAGGCTGGCAACGAGGAACACGACATCAACCTGCTTGAGAAGATGGGCTTCTTCTCCGGGTTGCCGCTTGATGTCGTCCGACAAACCTCCGAAGTCCACGGCAATACCCTTGGCTATACCCCGACTGCCTTGAAGTTTGCCCGCAAATCCAATGGCGTATCCCAGCTCCATGCAGAGGTCTCCAAAGAAATGTGGAAGGACGTCAAAGGAGCGCCCGAGATCATCGGTATCACCAATGCCCAGAATCAGAATTTTTGGCAGGATTCGATCCTGAAGGAAGCATTGGACGCAGACGACAATGATGCATTCAAGACTCGGAAGCGAGAACTGAAAGAAAAGCTCTTCGATTTCGTGGTTGATCAGACCGGCAATCTCCTCGATCCGGATGTACTCACCATCGTCTGGGCCCGTCGATTTGCGGCCTATAAACGCGCGGACCTGATCATGCGAGACACGCAGGACTTCTATTCCATGCTAAGTCGCAGGGACAAGCCCGTGCAAATCATCTGGGCAGGAAAACCCTATCCGATGAATGAAGGTGCCATCGATCTTTTCAACCATATCATCCGGATGACCCATCTCAGCAGTCGTGCAACGGTGGTAACGGGCTACGAAATGAATCTCTCCGCCCTCCTGAAAATGGGATCGGATGTCTGGCTCAATACGCCGCGCAGGCCACGTGAAGCATCCGGTACTTCCGGTATGACCGCTGCCATGAACGGTTCTGTCAACCTCTCTATCGATGATGGATGGATTCCGGAGTTCGGAAAGCATGGTCATAATGCATTTGTCTTGCCCATCGCCGATCCGAAATTGCCTGTGGAGCTGCAAGACGACTTCGACCACGCCAACCTGATGCAAATTCTGGAAGATGAAATCATTCCATGCTACTATGACACTCCTGACAAGTGGATGGAAATCACCAAGAACAGCATGCGGGAGGTAGTCCCCTTCTTCGAGTCCGGCCGGATGGCTGATGAGTATTACAAGCGCATGTTCGATTGA
- a CDS encoding (4Fe-4S)-binding protein, with protein sequence MSSQPSKQPIKEYSTDEVTVIWNANKCIHSGNCVKGLSSVFNPDAKPWVNVQGASAQEIRNQIDQCPSGALSYRVSSK encoded by the coding sequence ATGTCTTCCCAACCCTCAAAACAACCGATCAAGGAGTACTCCACAGACGAGGTGACCGTGATTTGGAATGCCAACAAATGCATTCATTCCGGCAATTGCGTCAAGGGGCTCTCAAGCGTGTTCAATCCCGATGCCAAGCCTTGGGTGAATGTCCAAGGGGCTTCTGCACAGGAGATCCGCAACCAGATCGATCAATGCCCATCGGGCGCCTTGTCCTATCGAGTATCTAGCAAATAG